Proteins encoded in a region of the Paenibacillus sp. E222 genome:
- a CDS encoding GNAT family N-acetyltransferase, protein MLTRKMLGQGLPALWTERLVLRSLRQSDYSTLSELFSDPQVIRYVNRGSQPTPIRARRLLNQIRSSSAKLDSLHYGICWKGSEQIIGITSFQHWNEQNGTAQIGYILNRSTWGKGVATEAVQRLLEFGFAELNLCKVEARCYEANVSSERVLCKSGMIYERTLPSFVLNHEDGETPDTLLDVKVYSLYREQHVRSHWENRLQTLVSDKHE, encoded by the coding sequence GAGCGCCTTGTTCTTCGATCATTACGTCAGAGTGATTACAGCACATTGTCGGAGCTGTTTTCCGACCCGCAGGTGATCCGTTATGTAAACAGGGGGAGTCAGCCCACACCAATCCGGGCTCGGCGATTATTGAATCAGATTCGCAGCAGCAGTGCCAAGCTGGATTCACTGCATTACGGCATCTGCTGGAAAGGCAGCGAACAGATCATCGGCATCACTTCATTTCAGCATTGGAACGAACAGAACGGTACCGCACAGATCGGATATATTCTGAACAGGTCCACCTGGGGTAAGGGAGTCGCGACTGAGGCAGTACAGCGTTTGCTGGAATTCGGTTTTGCCGAGCTTAATTTGTGCAAAGTGGAAGCCCGCTGTTACGAGGCAAATGTATCATCCGAACGGGTTCTTTGCAAAAGCGGTATGATTTATGAACGGACCCTGCCCTCGTTTGTTTTGAATCATGAGGATGGTGAGACGCCGGATACTCTGCTGGATGTTAAGGTGTACAGTTTGTATCGTGAACAGCATGTTCGTTCTCATTGGGAGAATCGCCTGCAAACGTTGGTATCCGACAAGCACGAGTAA
- a CDS encoding histidinol-phosphatase — MKFDLHTHHFRCGHADGNIRDYIEAGIQSGLQVIGISDHTPYFGSDEEQAFPRIAMGKSELRHYVEEVLALKEEYAGKIDVLLGIESDYFPVHAELYRNTLGQYPFDYIIGSVHHTEDVSIFNKTRWNGLSAARKVEVKERYYALIRQSARSGMFQILGHIDAMKGNYPPFSDIIADQAIDETLQVIAESNVAIEINTSGKTKLSGGWYPSDAILERAHHYGVKVTFGSDAHKPQRVADELDDVRTRLQEIGFTEWVYFKQKQMQVVPF, encoded by the coding sequence ATGAAATTTGATCTTCACACCCATCATTTTCGTTGTGGTCATGCAGACGGCAATATTCGCGACTATATCGAGGCAGGTATTCAGTCTGGACTTCAGGTCATCGGTATCTCGGATCATACACCTTACTTCGGCAGTGACGAGGAGCAGGCATTTCCCCGGATCGCGATGGGCAAGTCGGAATTGCGTCATTACGTGGAAGAAGTACTGGCTCTGAAGGAAGAATACGCAGGCAAAATTGATGTGCTTCTTGGCATTGAATCCGACTATTTCCCTGTGCATGCCGAATTGTATCGCAATACACTGGGGCAATATCCTTTTGATTATATTATTGGTTCAGTTCATCATACGGAAGATGTCAGCATATTCAACAAAACCCGCTGGAACGGATTAAGTGCTGCACGTAAGGTTGAAGTGAAAGAGCGTTACTATGCATTGATTCGGCAATCAGCCCGAAGCGGCATGTTCCAGATTCTCGGACATATTGATGCCATGAAAGGAAATTACCCACCTTTCTCGGACATTATCGCAGATCAAGCCATTGATGAAACGCTGCAGGTCATTGCAGAATCGAACGTGGCTATTGAAATTAATACGTCGGGTAAAACCAAGCTTAGTGGTGGCTGGTACCCGTCCGATGCCATTCTGGAGCGTGCGCATCATTACGGAGTGAAGGTGACCTTCGGATCAGATGCCCACAAACCGCAGCGTGTTGCCGATGAACTGGATGACGTTCGTACACGTCTGCAAGAGATTGGATTCACTGAATGGGTATACTTCAAGCAGAAACAAATGCAAGTTGTACCGTTTTAA